The following DNA comes from Mycobacteroides immunogenum.
GTTCCTACCTTCATGGGGCCGCCTGGGTGCTCAGGATCGGGTACCAGGAGGTCGCCGGGGATCTGGTTCGGCTGGAGTGTTCCGTTGGCCAAGTAGGCACTGAGAAGCAGATGCTGTGCGCTTTCCGGTGCCATGTCTACGCCGCTGGTCATACCGCCGTCGCCGACAGACCCGATGATGCTGGATTTGAGTGCGTTGGCCATCATGCCGAACTCGGGGCCTGCGAGTTTCACAAGCTTGGTACCGGCGTCATAGGCCTTGCTCTTAAGGTCGTGCAGAGCTTTCTCGTCTCCGTGTTGCTGGTTGTTGGCCGCCGTAAGTCCGGAATCGGCAAGGGCCTGGAACCTGCCCGCCTGATCGAGATCACCGATCGCACCACTACCGGAATTGTGCACGGAATCAGCGTAATGCTGGGTTGCCGTGATCGAGTCGTGGTACAGCGCGCCATTGATCGTCTTTGCCGCTTCCGGGTCCGACGACAGGACGTTGAACACGTTCCTGGCTTCGACAAGGTTCCCCTTGCTGGTGTGGGCGTCGGTATCGAACGCGTCACCGAACCCCGGAAACTTGCCGAATATGTCCTCGGTGCCGCCCGCAATGGCTGCGGTGTACGGCGCGAGACCGTTTGCCATGCCCTGCATGAGGCCAGGGTTGTAGTCGCCGACGGAGGCGAATATACCCATGGGGTGTTTCGCAAGACCGGGGTGTTCGGAGAGGTAGCTGGCGTAGGCGCGGGCTGTCTCACCAGACGTCCGCGCATCTTCCAGAGAAACCCCGTCTCCCGGCACGGCTGATGTGCCGGTCCAGCTAAATAGGCTCCCCGCCGCTGTGCCGCGGTCGGGGAATACATGGCTGGTCAGATCGCCAAGGAATCGGTCGTTGCGCTGTCCGTCGGGTCCGGTCAACATGTCGTGCACAGCGATGTGGTCGCGGCTGGTCGCCTTGAAGATGTTCTGCAGTTCGGAATCGACGGGGCCCTTGAGTGAGTCGCCGTGCTGGTTTTCGTATTGCAGGATGTCGGCGCCACGTTGCAATAGTTTGTGGTCGAGGTCGGTGCCGCGCTGAAAGCCTGCGTCGCCGTCCATGATGACCTCGGACAAGCGGTTGAGGTTCCCTGCAGCGGCATCGATCTTCGCCTCCGGCCTGCTCGGGTTGAAAATGGTTGGGTCATCGCGGTGGTAGACGGGTGACTTGTCGTTCAGCAGATTCTGAACTGAGGTTGGCAATTCATTGAATCCGCCGGTCGCAAGTTTGTCTGTCGATCCTTGATCTCCGGGCCTTTCGGACTTGGCGAAGGCGTACTGGTTCGAGCCCATCATCTGAAGTGCATTGCCGACGATGCTCTTGTTGTCGCCAAGTCGCCGCTCCGCCCGGTGGATGTCCTCGATAGACATGCCCTTCATTTGATCGTTCATCTGCCCGAGCACCAGCTGCTGGGAGCGCGTCAATTGCACGGGCCGGCCGGCGTCGCGGTCCTCGATCTGCTCTGGGCTCAAGGTGGATGCAGCCTGGACGCGCGCCTTTTCCTCGTCGGTGGCGGTTCCGGCCAGAACGTCGTGCACATCTTGTTGTGCTTGTTGCGGCGTTTCCTCGGAAAGCTGTTTCTGTGCCAGGGTGTGGCCGCCTGTGCCCTGGTCCAGGACGCGGGCCAGATCGTCATCCAACATCTCGCCACGCGCTATCAATCCGGTTACCCGGCTATGGAGGTCCTTGAGTTTGTTGATGATCTTCTGTATCTCATCAGGCTTCTTCCCCGTGATGTCCGGCGGAGTCACGGCGTTGGTCTTGGGATCGATCTCCACCTTCGGGGGCGCCTCAGCGTCAGCCAAGAACTTGCCGATGTCATCGGCCAACGCTTGCGAATCTCCGTAGGCCTTGTTGGCATGCATCGCGACATACATCGCTTCGAAACCAGCATTGTCGAATCGCGT
Coding sequences within:
- a CDS encoding TPR repeat region-containing protein yields the protein MGMTLAELQKWPPHIKALADAASKRGDASQEASGKVQAIVDISTWQGDAGDAAKDAMKRSATRFDNAGFEAMYVAMHANKAYGDSQALADDIGKFLADAEAPPKVEIDPKTNAVTPPDITGKKPDEIQKIINKLKDLHSRVTGLIARGEMLDDDLARVLDQGTGGHTLAQKQLSEETPQQAQQDVHDVLAGTATDEEKARVQAASTLSPEQIEDRDAGRPVQLTRSQQLVLGQMNDQMKGMSIEDIHRAERRLGDNKSIVGNALQMMGSNQYAFAKSERPGDQGSTDKLATGGFNELPTSVQNLLNDKSPVYHRDDPTIFNPSRPEAKIDAAAGNLNRLSEVIMDGDAGFQRGTDLDHKLLQRGADILQYENQHGDSLKGPVDSELQNIFKATSRDHIAVHDMLTGPDGQRNDRFLGDLTSHVFPDRGTAAGSLFSWTGTSAVPGDGVSLEDARTSGETARAYASYLSEHPGLAKHPMGIFASVGDYNPGLMQGMANGLAPYTAAIAGGTEDIFGKFPGFGDAFDTDAHTSKGNLVEARNVFNVLSSDPEAAKTINGALYHDSITATQHYADSVHNSGSGAIGDLDQAGRFQALADSGLTAANNQQHGDEKALHDLKSKAYDAGTKLVKLAGPEFGMMANALKSSIIGSVGDGGMTSGVDMAPESAQHLLLSAYLANGTLQPNQIPGDLLVPDPEHPGGPMKVGTLDEINKAHPGHQMRASDYHTAVNNGLKGVPGEAGNADPIRVAYNMVAQWPA